From the genome of Desertifilum tharense IPPAS B-1220:
GGGATAGCCGCTTGTTCGACAAATTGAATAATGCGAGTTGCTGCCTCTTTTTTCTCGCCATCAAATCCGAGAATAAATCCCGCCATTGGACGCAATCCGGCTTCAATGATTTGCTCGACCGTTTCGGCTAAGGAACTGCGCGTATTTTGGAATTTCTTAGTCAGTTGCAAGCTTTCTTCATCCGGGGTTTCAATCCCTAAAAAGACGGCATCGAAGTTACAATCCACCATCATTTTCATGAGTTCTGGATCGCTTGCTAAATCAACTGAAGCTTCAGTATTAAATCGGAATGGATATTGATGCTGTTCTTGCCAGATTTTTAATTCTTTTAACAACAGCTTGACATTGCGTTTATTGCCAATAAAGTTATCATCGACCATAAACACGCCTCGCCGCCATCCCAATTGATAAAGCGTATCTAATTCTTTGAGTAATTGAGCGGGCGTTTTGGTTCTGGGTTTGCGGCCGTAGAGGACAATAATATCGCAAAACTCGCATTGGAAAGGACAGCCGCGCGAGAATTGCACTGACATAGAATCATAGGCATCTAGTTCTAAAAGGTCGTAGCGGGGAACGGGAGTTTCGGTAACGGCTGGCTTTTCAGTGGTTCGGAAAATTCCAGTTTTTTCGCCTCTTTCCAGGGCTTCTATAAACATTGGCAGGGTAATTTCACCCTCATCTAAAATCAAGAAATCAGTTCCCACGTCTTGTACTTCTTCGGGAACTGAAGTGGCATAGGGACCGCCAACGGCTACTAATTTTCCGCGCTTCTTCGCTTCTTGAATTTGGTCAAGCAAGTCTTGTTTTTGGACAATCATCGCCGATAAAATCACCAAATCTGCCCATTCCCATTCGGCTTCGGTGACGGCTCTTACATTGCGATCGACCAGTTTAAATTCCCAGGTTTGGGGCAAGATTGCAGCAACAGTAATAAGTCCTAAAGGCGGTAAAAGAACCTGACGATCGACTAGCTCTAAAATTTTGTTATATGACCAAAAAGTGGGAGGGAAAACCGGATATATCAATAAAGCACGCACGTTTTTAATCCTGAATAAATTAAGCTTTTGAGGGGGTTGTCGATTACTGTACTCGATCTGAGTTAAAACAGCTAGGGTATGGGCGATCGCCATCAGATAAAAACCCCGGCTGGCGTTGAGTTTTTTCGGCAAATCTCGCTAACTGCTATTTTGCCTCTCTCTTAAGGATGAAAAAAGACCGCTAGCGGGATGCTGAACGGTCAAAATCCTCCATCGCAATGTTTCTCAAAACCGGACGCGCACGTTAGCTAAACGGTTATTTCGACTCACCGTTAATAGAGCAGAATTGGGGCGACTATCGAGAAAGGTTTGGAGATCGCCAACTCCGGTGAGGCGACGCTGGTTAATTGCAACAATGCGATCGCCCCGACGTAACCCAATCGTAGCGGCAACCGAACCCGGTTCCACCTCCAACACCGTTAAATTACGACCATCCACCGTCACCCCCAAACGCGGAGAATTCGGCGTGCTGCTGCGCTGCGCTGGAGAACTGGGAGTCGGCTGTCTAGCAACCGCACCACTCGGAACCGGACGATTGGCATTTTGGGTAATAAAATCTCTAGCGATGGTAGCGCTAGTCGCAAAGCCAATGCCACTATTGCTGCGACCATCAGGGCTTAAAATCGCCTTATTCACCCCAATCAACTCGCCGCGAGAATTGAGCAAAGGGCCTCCAGAGTTACCAGGGTTGAGGGAGGCATCGGTTTGTAAATCGCCATCGCGACCGATACGGCTGAGGATAC
Proteins encoded in this window:
- a CDS encoding B12-binding domain-containing radical SAM protein, which translates into the protein MRALLIYPVFPPTFWSYNKILELVDRQVLLPPLGLITVAAILPQTWEFKLVDRNVRAVTEAEWEWADLVILSAMIVQKQDLLDQIQEAKKRGKLVAVGGPYATSVPEEVQDVGTDFLILDEGEITLPMFIEALERGEKTGIFRTTEKPAVTETPVPRYDLLELDAYDSMSVQFSRGCPFQCEFCDIIVLYGRKPRTKTPAQLLKELDTLYQLGWRRGVFMVDDNFIGNKRNVKLLLKELKIWQEQHQYPFRFNTEASVDLASDPELMKMMVDCNFDAVFLGIETPDEESLQLTKKFQNTRSSLAETVEQIIEAGLRPMAGFILGFDGEKKEAATRIIQFVEQAAIPTAMLGMLQALPNTALWHRLEKEGRLRVNDKQDINQSTLLNYVPTRPIEDIANEYVEAFWQLYDPHIFLDRTYRCFLKLGAPTAKEPFKLPSWTDLKALSIIIWRQGVKRDTRWRFWHHLGGILRHNPAVFAHYLTVCAHNEHFLEYRQIVRAEITKQLVEFQRQEALLQTESSSERLVESA
- a CDS encoding S1C family serine protease, which produces MQIKRFLLCAASFGLIATPNMAIASSPPIVLAQFQGEEQTSINVYQAASPAVVTIRAGRGSGSGSIISAEGLILTNEHVIRDSGNGQVTVRTPNGRSYTGAVIATDRRNDLALVRLLNTQGERFPTIPLANADGIRVGQQVFAIGSPFGLSGTLTRGILSRIGRDGDLQTDASLNPGNSGGPLLNSRGELIGVNKAILSPDGRSNSGIGFATSATIARDFITQNANRPVPSGAVARQPTPSSPAQRSSTPNSPRLGVTVDGRNLTVLEVEPGSVAATIGLRRGDRIVAINQRRLTGVGDLQTFLDSRPNSALLTVSRNNRLANVRVRF